A stretch of Buteo buteo chromosome 9, bButBut1.hap1.1, whole genome shotgun sequence DNA encodes these proteins:
- the DLAT gene encoding dihydrolipoyllysine-residue acetyltransferase component of pyruvate dehydrogenase complex, mitochondrial isoform X3: METCNWLLSSKNDQKARVLGVQFKLPKKRASLQTTGCVNCWNWLSSVEVALPALSPTMQMGTIARWEKKEGDKISEGELIAEVETDKATVGFESMEECYLAKILVPEGTRDVPIGAIICITVEKPEYVDAFKNYTLDSAASAPPAASVPPPQAAAPSPPTQPSPQAPGSSYPPHMQVTLPALSPTMTMGTVQRWEKKVGEKLNEGDLLAEIETDKATIGFEVQEEGYLAKILVPEGTRDVPLGTALCIIVEKESDIPAFADYQDTAVTDMKAQAPPPPPPLVVATPAAAPPPQPAVPSTPAVPTAGPPPRKGRILVSPLAKKMAAEKGIDLAQVKGTGPDGRITKKDVESFVPPKVAPAPALEAVPAAAAVAAAPVGTFTDIPISNIRRVIAQRLMQSKQTIPHYYLSVDINMGEVLVLRKELNQEVLDNIKLSVNDFIIKASALACLKVPEANSSWMDTVIRQNHVVDVSVAVSTPAGLITPIVFNAHIKGLASISKDVVSLATKAREGKLQPHEFQGGTFTISNLGMYGIKNFSAIINPPQACILAVGASEKRLVPADNEKGFDVASVMSVTLSCDHRVVDGAVGAQWLAEFKNFLEKPVTMLL; encoded by the exons ATGGAAACCTGTAACTGGCTGCTGAGCTCAAAGAATGACCAAAAAGCACGTGTGCTAGGAGTCCAATTCAAGCTGCCAAAAAAGAGGGCTTCTCTGCAAACAACGG GTTGTGTGAACTGCTGGAACTGGCTGAGCTCAGTTGAG GTGGCCTTGCCAGCTCTGTCCCCCACGATGCAGATGGGCACCATTGCACGCTGGGAAAAGAAGGAGGGTGACAAGATCAGTGAAGGGGAGCTCATAGCAGAG gTGGAGACAGACAAAGCAACAGTTGGCTTTGAGAGCATGGAGGAATGCTACTTGGCCAAGATCCTGGTGCCAGAAGGAACAAGAGATGTTCCTATTGGGGCCATAATATGTATCACAGTagaaaa GCCTGAATATGTTGatgcctttaaaaattatactCTGGATTCTGCAGCGTCTGCCCCCCCTGCAGCCTCGGTGCCTCCCCCTCAAGCTGCAGCTCCCTCACCACCAACTCAGCCTTCTCCTCAGGCTCCTGGCAGCTCTTATCCTCCTCATATGCAG GTCACTCTCCCTGCCCTGTCACCTACCATGACAATGGGCACAGTGCAGAGATGGGAGAAGAAGGTTGGGGAGAAGCTGAATGAGGGAGACTTACTGGCAGAAATTGAGACAGATAAAGCCACAATAG GCTTTGAAGTGCAGGAGGAAGGCTACTTGGCAAAAATCTTGGTGCCTGAAGGAACAAGAGATGTGCCATTAGGAACAGCTCTCTGCATCATTGTGGAGAAAGAGTCCGATATTCCAGCCTTTGCTGACTACCAAGACACTGCAGTAACTGACATGAAGGCACaagctcctcctcctcctcctccacta GTGGTGGcaactcctgctgctgctcctcctccccagcctgctgttCCTTCCACTCCAGCAGTCCCCACAGCTGGGCCACCTCCCCGGAAAGGAAGGATCCTGGTTAGTCCCCTGGCAAAGAAAAtggcagcagaaaaaggaattgaCCTTGCCCAAGTGAAAG GTACTGGACCAGATGGTAGAATCACAAAGAAAGACGTGGAGTCATTTGTGCCACCAAAGGTTGCTCCA GCTCCAGCACTAGAGGCAGTTCCTGCCGCTGCTGCAGTTGCAGCAGCACCAGTGGGGACCTTCACAGATATCCCTATCAGCAACATTCGCAGG GTCATTGCTCAGCGGTTGATGCAGTCTAAACAAACAATACCTCACTACTACCTTTCTGTTGATATAAACATGGGAGAAGTACTGGTGCTAAGGAAAGAACTCAATCAG GAGGTCTTGGATAACATTAAGCTTTCTGTCAATGACTTCATAATTAAAGCTTCTGCTCTGGCATGCTTGAAGGTGCCTGAGGCAAATTCTTCATGGATGGACACAGTTATTAGGCA AAATCACGTAGTGGATGTTAGCGTTGCAGTTAGTACTCCTGCGGGGCTTATAACCCCTATTGTGTTTAATGCACATATAAAGGGCCTGGCTTCCATTAGTAAGGATGTGGTTTCTTTGGCAACTAAAGCCCGAGAAGGTAAACTTCAGCCTCATGAATTCCAG GGTGGTACTTTCACAATTTCCAATTTAGGAATGTATGGGATTAAGAATTTCTCTGCCATAATCAATCCACCTCAGGCCTGCATCCTTGCAGTTGGTGCCTCAGAGAAAAGGCTAGTGCCAGCTGATAATGAGAAAGG atttgatGTGGCCAGTGTGATGTCCGTTACACTTAGCTGTGACCATCGTGTTGTAGACGGAGCAGTTGGAGCACAGTGGCTTGCTGAATTCAAGAATTTCCTTGAAAAGCCAGTAACCATGCTGCTATAA
- the DLAT gene encoding dihydrolipoyllysine-residue acetyltransferase component of pyruvate dehydrogenase complex, mitochondrial isoform X1, with translation MGLAAAQFSHCWTSSSRWRDPRGCALYQPGFSAASRCQKGAEAPGCAALLVARDARVSRGASGSSALRRGTPGRRRRGGGGRARDSPQVPSPAWAGLRRPLQPPLNRPGPSRCCAVRPPGPHDRHYAAIPPRRLSAALYGSAVVSRGAVRRRARTEEVTERRRRGRGSGSGSGSSMWRVLARRVARGAAGAPGLARSCRTFSAAGAGRGAAVGAGCVPVGRGPAWGGPVHRPSGLLLPPAWPRLVPCRCCSLPAHQKVALPALSPTMQMGTIARWEKKEGDKISEGELIAEVETDKATVGFESMEECYLAKILVPEGTRDVPIGAIICITVEKPEYVDAFKNYTLDSAASAPPAASVPPPQAAAPSPPTQPSPQAPGSSYPPHMQVTLPALSPTMTMGTVQRWEKKVGEKLNEGDLLAEIETDKATIGFEVQEEGYLAKILVPEGTRDVPLGTALCIIVEKESDIPAFADYQDTAVTDMKAQAPPPPPPLVVATPAAAPPPQPAVPSTPAVPTAGPPPRKGRILVSPLAKKMAAEKGIDLAQVKGTGPDGRITKKDVESFVPPKVAPAPALEAVPAAAAVAAAPVGTFTDIPISNIRRVIAQRLMQSKQTIPHYYLSVDINMGEVLVLRKELNQEVLDNIKLSVNDFIIKASALACLKVPEANSSWMDTVIRQNHVVDVSVAVSTPAGLITPIVFNAHIKGLASISKDVVSLATKAREGKLQPHEFQGGTFTISNLGMYGIKNFSAIINPPQACILAVGASEKRLVPADNEKGFDVASVMSVTLSCDHRVVDGAVGAQWLAEFKNFLEKPVTMLL, from the exons ATGGGTTTGGCTGCAGCCCAGTTTTCTCACTGCTGGACGAGCTCCTCTCGCTGGCGTGATCCGCGAGGCTGCGCCCTCTACCAGCCAGGCTTCTCTGCAGCCTCGCGGTGCCAGAAAGGTGCAGAAGCGCCGGGCTGTGCAGCATTACTAGTGGCGCGGGACGCGCGTGTCTCCCGAGGAGCCTccggcagctctgccctccGCAGGGGCACACCGGGCCGCAGacggagggggggtggggggcgcgCCAGGGACAGCCCCCAGGTACCTTCccctgcctgggctgggctccGACGGCCGCTGCAGCCCCCGCTTAACCGCCCCGGGCCGTCCCGCTGCTGCGCAGTGCGGCCTCCCGGCCCCCACGACCGCCATTACGCGGCGATCCCGCCCCGCCGTCTGTCCGCCGCGCTTTACGGCAGCGCGGTAGTGTCGCGCGGGGCTGTGCGGCGCCGTGCCCGGACGGAGGAGGTCaccgagcggcggcggcggggccgcggctccggctccggctctgGCTCCAGCATGTGGCGGGTGTTGGCGCGACGCGTagcccggggcgcggcgggagcTCCTGGTCTGGCGCGGAGCTGCCGAACGTTCAGCGCCGCTGGGGCCGGCCGCGGCGCGGCGGTGGGAGCCGGGTGTGTGCCGGTGGGCCGTGGGCCAGCGTGGGGCGGCCCCGTGCACCGGCCTAGCgggctcctgctgcctcctgcctggcCCCGGCTCGTCCCGTGCCGCTGCTGCAGTCTTCCGGCACACCAGAAG GTGGCCTTGCCAGCTCTGTCCCCCACGATGCAGATGGGCACCATTGCACGCTGGGAAAAGAAGGAGGGTGACAAGATCAGTGAAGGGGAGCTCATAGCAGAG gTGGAGACAGACAAAGCAACAGTTGGCTTTGAGAGCATGGAGGAATGCTACTTGGCCAAGATCCTGGTGCCAGAAGGAACAAGAGATGTTCCTATTGGGGCCATAATATGTATCACAGTagaaaa GCCTGAATATGTTGatgcctttaaaaattatactCTGGATTCTGCAGCGTCTGCCCCCCCTGCAGCCTCGGTGCCTCCCCCTCAAGCTGCAGCTCCCTCACCACCAACTCAGCCTTCTCCTCAGGCTCCTGGCAGCTCTTATCCTCCTCATATGCAG GTCACTCTCCCTGCCCTGTCACCTACCATGACAATGGGCACAGTGCAGAGATGGGAGAAGAAGGTTGGGGAGAAGCTGAATGAGGGAGACTTACTGGCAGAAATTGAGACAGATAAAGCCACAATAG GCTTTGAAGTGCAGGAGGAAGGCTACTTGGCAAAAATCTTGGTGCCTGAAGGAACAAGAGATGTGCCATTAGGAACAGCTCTCTGCATCATTGTGGAGAAAGAGTCCGATATTCCAGCCTTTGCTGACTACCAAGACACTGCAGTAACTGACATGAAGGCACaagctcctcctcctcctcctccacta GTGGTGGcaactcctgctgctgctcctcctccccagcctgctgttCCTTCCACTCCAGCAGTCCCCACAGCTGGGCCACCTCCCCGGAAAGGAAGGATCCTGGTTAGTCCCCTGGCAAAGAAAAtggcagcagaaaaaggaattgaCCTTGCCCAAGTGAAAG GTACTGGACCAGATGGTAGAATCACAAAGAAAGACGTGGAGTCATTTGTGCCACCAAAGGTTGCTCCA GCTCCAGCACTAGAGGCAGTTCCTGCCGCTGCTGCAGTTGCAGCAGCACCAGTGGGGACCTTCACAGATATCCCTATCAGCAACATTCGCAGG GTCATTGCTCAGCGGTTGATGCAGTCTAAACAAACAATACCTCACTACTACCTTTCTGTTGATATAAACATGGGAGAAGTACTGGTGCTAAGGAAAGAACTCAATCAG GAGGTCTTGGATAACATTAAGCTTTCTGTCAATGACTTCATAATTAAAGCTTCTGCTCTGGCATGCTTGAAGGTGCCTGAGGCAAATTCTTCATGGATGGACACAGTTATTAGGCA AAATCACGTAGTGGATGTTAGCGTTGCAGTTAGTACTCCTGCGGGGCTTATAACCCCTATTGTGTTTAATGCACATATAAAGGGCCTGGCTTCCATTAGTAAGGATGTGGTTTCTTTGGCAACTAAAGCCCGAGAAGGTAAACTTCAGCCTCATGAATTCCAG GGTGGTACTTTCACAATTTCCAATTTAGGAATGTATGGGATTAAGAATTTCTCTGCCATAATCAATCCACCTCAGGCCTGCATCCTTGCAGTTGGTGCCTCAGAGAAAAGGCTAGTGCCAGCTGATAATGAGAAAGG atttgatGTGGCCAGTGTGATGTCCGTTACACTTAGCTGTGACCATCGTGTTGTAGACGGAGCAGTTGGAGCACAGTGGCTTGCTGAATTCAAGAATTTCCTTGAAAAGCCAGTAACCATGCTGCTATAA
- the DLAT gene encoding dihydrolipoyllysine-residue acetyltransferase component of pyruvate dehydrogenase complex, mitochondrial isoform X2, with protein sequence MGLAAAQFSHCWTSSSRWRDPRGCALYQPGFSAASRCQKGAEAPGCAALLVARDARVSRGASGSSALRRGTPGRRRRGGGGRARDSPQVPSPAWAGLRRPLQPPLNRPGPSRCCAVRPPGPHDRHYAAIPPRRLSAALYGSAVVSRGAVRRRARTEEVTERRRRGRGSGSGSGSSMWRVLARRVARGAAGAPGLARSCRTFSAAGAGRGAAVGAGCVPVGRGPAWGGPVHRPSGLLLPPAWPRLVPCRCCSLPAHQKVALPALSPTMQMGTIARWEKKEGDKISEGELIAEVETDKATVGFESMEECYLAKILVPEGTRDVPIGAIICITVEKPEYVDAFKNYTLDSAASAPPAASVPPPQAAAPSPPTQPSPQAPGSSYPPHMQVTLPALSPTMTMGTVQRWEKKVGEKLNEGDLLAEIETDKATIGFEVQEEGYLAKILVPEGTRDVPLGTALCIIVEKESDIPAFADYQDTAVTDMKAQAPPPPPPLVVATPAAAPPPQPAVPSTPAVPTAGPPPRKGRILVSPLAKKMAAEKGIDLAQVKGTGPDGRITKKDVESFVPPKVAPAPALEAVPAAAAVAAAPVGTFTDIPISNIRRVIAQRLMQSKQTIPHYYLSVDINMGEVLVLRKELNQEVLDNIKLSVNDFIIKASALACLKVPEANSSWMDTVIRQ encoded by the exons ATGGGTTTGGCTGCAGCCCAGTTTTCTCACTGCTGGACGAGCTCCTCTCGCTGGCGTGATCCGCGAGGCTGCGCCCTCTACCAGCCAGGCTTCTCTGCAGCCTCGCGGTGCCAGAAAGGTGCAGAAGCGCCGGGCTGTGCAGCATTACTAGTGGCGCGGGACGCGCGTGTCTCCCGAGGAGCCTccggcagctctgccctccGCAGGGGCACACCGGGCCGCAGacggagggggggtggggggcgcgCCAGGGACAGCCCCCAGGTACCTTCccctgcctgggctgggctccGACGGCCGCTGCAGCCCCCGCTTAACCGCCCCGGGCCGTCCCGCTGCTGCGCAGTGCGGCCTCCCGGCCCCCACGACCGCCATTACGCGGCGATCCCGCCCCGCCGTCTGTCCGCCGCGCTTTACGGCAGCGCGGTAGTGTCGCGCGGGGCTGTGCGGCGCCGTGCCCGGACGGAGGAGGTCaccgagcggcggcggcggggccgcggctccggctccggctctgGCTCCAGCATGTGGCGGGTGTTGGCGCGACGCGTagcccggggcgcggcgggagcTCCTGGTCTGGCGCGGAGCTGCCGAACGTTCAGCGCCGCTGGGGCCGGCCGCGGCGCGGCGGTGGGAGCCGGGTGTGTGCCGGTGGGCCGTGGGCCAGCGTGGGGCGGCCCCGTGCACCGGCCTAGCgggctcctgctgcctcctgcctggcCCCGGCTCGTCCCGTGCCGCTGCTGCAGTCTTCCGGCACACCAGAAG GTGGCCTTGCCAGCTCTGTCCCCCACGATGCAGATGGGCACCATTGCACGCTGGGAAAAGAAGGAGGGTGACAAGATCAGTGAAGGGGAGCTCATAGCAGAG gTGGAGACAGACAAAGCAACAGTTGGCTTTGAGAGCATGGAGGAATGCTACTTGGCCAAGATCCTGGTGCCAGAAGGAACAAGAGATGTTCCTATTGGGGCCATAATATGTATCACAGTagaaaa GCCTGAATATGTTGatgcctttaaaaattatactCTGGATTCTGCAGCGTCTGCCCCCCCTGCAGCCTCGGTGCCTCCCCCTCAAGCTGCAGCTCCCTCACCACCAACTCAGCCTTCTCCTCAGGCTCCTGGCAGCTCTTATCCTCCTCATATGCAG GTCACTCTCCCTGCCCTGTCACCTACCATGACAATGGGCACAGTGCAGAGATGGGAGAAGAAGGTTGGGGAGAAGCTGAATGAGGGAGACTTACTGGCAGAAATTGAGACAGATAAAGCCACAATAG GCTTTGAAGTGCAGGAGGAAGGCTACTTGGCAAAAATCTTGGTGCCTGAAGGAACAAGAGATGTGCCATTAGGAACAGCTCTCTGCATCATTGTGGAGAAAGAGTCCGATATTCCAGCCTTTGCTGACTACCAAGACACTGCAGTAACTGACATGAAGGCACaagctcctcctcctcctcctccacta GTGGTGGcaactcctgctgctgctcctcctccccagcctgctgttCCTTCCACTCCAGCAGTCCCCACAGCTGGGCCACCTCCCCGGAAAGGAAGGATCCTGGTTAGTCCCCTGGCAAAGAAAAtggcagcagaaaaaggaattgaCCTTGCCCAAGTGAAAG GTACTGGACCAGATGGTAGAATCACAAAGAAAGACGTGGAGTCATTTGTGCCACCAAAGGTTGCTCCA GCTCCAGCACTAGAGGCAGTTCCTGCCGCTGCTGCAGTTGCAGCAGCACCAGTGGGGACCTTCACAGATATCCCTATCAGCAACATTCGCAGG GTCATTGCTCAGCGGTTGATGCAGTCTAAACAAACAATACCTCACTACTACCTTTCTGTTGATATAAACATGGGAGAAGTACTGGTGCTAAGGAAAGAACTCAATCAG GAGGTCTTGGATAACATTAAGCTTTCTGTCAATGACTTCATAATTAAAGCTTCTGCTCTGGCATGCTTGAAGGTGCCTGAGGCAAATTCTTCATGGATGGACACAGTTATTAGGCAGTAA
- the PIH1D2 gene encoding PIH1 domain-containing protein 2: MAGAALASQLWSLLDEMAENQPQAYRRFQRQQRAEAERLCAPPEPHLCLRARPTGVVGRPLFINVCGWKRVPAPKAPTDPTPVSAGPLEEVSGEGDLYSIIDIAYNPDVLQRGEENPEKMEHLIHLTLKFVEERCNLILSDLYTVESFKLKGSLETMQQRLKGRQIPTPHLSQNTKKELTLDQLLHTMEAEDCSNVPVLLKDENVTHCKGHLIEEISSSEMPEKLSTPVYEMITVKDTNKKPLKFELKIELPKVSSVSECDLQISKDDIIIEVPEKYKLQLDLPELVDEETTTAVFNKGKRVLFITVPVAKPDP, encoded by the exons ATGGCGGGCGCGGCGCTGGCCTCACAGCTCTGGTCGCTGCTGGACGAGATGGCGGAGAACCAGCCCCAAGCCTACCGTCGGTTCCAGCGGCAGCAGCGTGCCGAGGCCGAGCGGCTCTGCGCCCCGCCGGAGCCTCACCTGTGCCTGCGGGCCCGTCCCACG GGAGTCGTCGGGAGGCCGCTGTTCATCAACGTCTGCGGCTGGAAAAGGGTGCCGGCGCCCAAGGCCCCCACTGACCCCACTCCTGTCAGTGCGGGGCCGCTGGAAGAAGTATCTGGCGAAGGAG ACCTTTACAGCATTATAGATATTGCATATAACCCAGATGTTCTtcagaggggagaagaaaacccagaaaaaatgGAGCACTTGATCCATTTGACACTTAAATTCGTTGAGGAACGATGCAACCTTATCCTTTCTGATTTGTACACCGTTGAATCATTCAAACTGAAAGGAAGCCTGGAAACGATGCAGCAACGTCTGAAAGGAAGGCAGATACCAACTCCACATCTCAGTCAGAACACAAAGAAGG aactgACACTTGATCAGCTGCTACACACTATGGAAGCTGAAGACTGCAGCAATGTTCCTGTGTTGCTGAAGGATGAAAACGTGACACACTGTAAAGGGCATCTGATAGAAGAAATTAGCAGTTCTGAAATGCCAGAGAAGCTAAGTACCCCTGTCTATGAAATGATCACCGTGAAGGATACAAACAAGAAACCACTCAAATTTGAACTAAAAATTGAATTGCCTAAGGTTAGCTCTGTTTCTGAGTGTGATTTGCAGATTTCAAAG GATGACATAATCATTGAAGTccctgaaaaatataaattgcaaCTAGATCTGCCAGAATTGGTGGATGAAGAAACAACTACAGCAGTATTTAACAAAGGAAAACGGGTATTGTTTATCACAGTGCCAGTTGCCAAGCCTGATCCTTAA